ACCCCGCCAACGCCGCCGTCTCGACGCTGCCGCCGTGTCACTACACCTTCGTCTTCAACGTCCAGGGGGATCGGCTCAACTGCCACCTCACCCAGCGCTCGGGCGACGTCGCGCTCGGGATTCCGTTCAACATCGCGGCCTACGCCCTCCTGACGAAAGTCGTCGCACAGCAGACCGGCTTCGAACCCGGGGCGTTCGCACACACCGTCGTCGACGCCCACGTCTACTGCGGCCGCGGCGAGCGCGGCGCGTGGTACGCCGGGAACCTCGGTCGGCTCCAGTCGCGACTCGCCGACGTCGACGACCGCGAGGGGTACCGGGAGGTCCGCGACTGGCTCGAAGCCGAGGCGCCGCCGGAGGCCGACGGCGACGAGCACCTCGACCACGTCCCGAACCTGCTCGAACAGCTCTCGCGCGAGCCCGGGCCCCGCCCCCGCCTCGAACTCGCGGACGTCTCCGTCGACGAGTTGCGCGCCGACGACGTCGAACTGGTCGACTACGAGGCCCACGACGGCCTGGAGTTCGCGGTCGCCGAATGAGCGCGCCCGACCGGGGTCCGGAGACCGACCTCGAACTCGTCGGCATCGTCGCCGTCGCCGACAACGGCGTCATCGGCCGCGACGGCGAGATGCCGTGGCACCTCCCCGCGGACCTGCGTCGCTTCAGGGAGGCGACGACCGGCCACCCCGTGATCCTCGGCCGGGTCACCTACGAGAGCATCCGCGACGACCTCGGCGAACCGCTCCCCGGACGGACGTCGGTGGTCCTCACGAGCCGCGACGTCGAGACGCCCGAGAACGTCGTCCTCGCCCGCGATATCGAGTCGGCGGTCCGCGCCGCGGAGGCGGCCGCCGAGGAGCGCCACGGCGGGGTCGACCGCGCGTTCGTCGCCGGCGGCGCGACGGTGTACGAGGCGTTCCTCCCCGCGCTCGACCGCCTGCTCGTCACCGAGGTCCACGACGACCCCGACGGCGACACCCGGTTCCCCGACCGGGACCGCGAGGCGTGGCGCGAGGTCGACCGTGACGAGCGCGACGGCTTCGCGTTCGTCGAGTACGTCCGCGGCGAGCCGTCGTGATGGACGACCTCGAACGACGGCTTTCGGACGCGCTCGGCTCGCGGCCCGAGCGCGCCGTCGAACTGCACGGCGGGATGATCGGCTCGGTCCGCCGGGTCGACCTCGACGACGGGCGGACGGTCGTCGCGAAGACGGGCGAGACGCCGCTGGAGCCGGAGGCGTTCATGCTCCGGTACCTCCGCGAGGAGAGCGATCTGCCCGTCCCCGCCGTCTACCACGCCGACGACGACCTGCTGGTCATCGAGTACGTCCCCGGGTCGACGGACCACTCTCCCGCGGTCGCCCGCGACGCCGCGGCCCACCTCGCCGCGCTCCACGGGGTCGAGGGACCGGCGTTCGGCTTCCCCCGGGACACCCTCACCGGTCCCGTGTGCCAGCCGAACCCGTGGACCGACTCGTGGGTCGAGTTCTTCCGCGATCACAGGGTCCGCCACGTCGCGTCGCTGGCGGCCGACGACGGAGCGCTCCCCGCGGCCCTCGCGGAGCGCGTCGACGCGCTCGCGGACGACCTCGACGCGCTGCTCGTGGAACCGGACGCGCCGTCGCTGATCCACGGCGACGTCTGGACGACGAACGTCCTCTCGCGCGACGGGCGCGTGACGGCGTTTCTCGACCCGGCGACCTACTACGCCCACCCGGAGGTCGAACTCGCGTACGTCGACTGGACCGACACGTTCGGCCGGGCGTTCTTCGAGGCCTACGGCGACCGGCACGAGGTCGCC
The Salinilacihabitans rarus DNA segment above includes these coding regions:
- the thyA gene encoding thymidylate synthase yields the protein MRQYLDLVDAVLSGGAYKPNRTGVDTISSFSRHYEVDLGEGYPLLTTKKMDGYRWNSMIHELCWYLSGEEHVRNLREETKIWDAWADEEGRLDTAYGRFWRRFPIPEGEARLDGESWPDAGHRWVTEEADGRQTFDQLRYVIDTLSDAPNSRRLVVDAWHPANAAVSTLPPCHYTFVFNVQGDRLNCHLTQRSGDVALGIPFNIAAYALLTKVVAQQTGFEPGAFAHTVVDAHVYCGRGERGAWYAGNLGRLQSRLADVDDREGYREVRDWLEAEAPPEADGDEHLDHVPNLLEQLSREPGPRPRLELADVSVDELRADDVELVDYEAHDGLEFAVAE
- a CDS encoding dihydrofolate reductase, whose amino-acid sequence is MSAPDRGPETDLELVGIVAVADNGVIGRDGEMPWHLPADLRRFREATTGHPVILGRVTYESIRDDLGEPLPGRTSVVLTSRDVETPENVVLARDIESAVRAAEAAAEERHGGVDRAFVAGGATVYEAFLPALDRLLVTEVHDDPDGDTRFPDRDREAWREVDRDERDGFAFVEYVRGEPS
- a CDS encoding fructosamine kinase family protein, whose product is MDDLERRLSDALGSRPERAVELHGGMIGSVRRVDLDDGRTVVAKTGETPLEPEAFMLRYLREESDLPVPAVYHADDDLLVIEYVPGSTDHSPAVARDAAAHLAALHGVEGPAFGFPRDTLTGPVCQPNPWTDSWVEFFRDHRVRHVASLAADDGALPAALAERVDALADDLDALLVEPDAPSLIHGDVWTTNVLSRDGRVTAFLDPATYYAHPEVELAYVDWTDTFGRAFFEAYGDRHEVADGFFDRRRYVYRLYPLLVHVHLFGGRYVEELDRTLDRLGY